Proteins encoded within one genomic window of Pseudalkalibacillus sp. SCS-8:
- a CDS encoding alpha/beta fold hydrolase has protein sequence MEIMTSAVHEDHPAKETVLQNTKLYYEHYPHPNPAAPSLIMIHGFLSSCFSFRKLIPLLRNHFHLYAVDLPGFGKSEKSRTFQYSLKNYGQLILDFIEDMKIENAYIIGHSMGGQVAMHAARLGPERIKKLILIGCSGYLKRPSSFIVRCSYLPFFVHVIKRWVSKKGVRDNLLTVVHDPELIDDELINGYAQPFSDQEIFHALIRVLRHREGDMLPEEMKEIKPPVLLLWGRHDRVIPLLVGERMVNDLPDAKLKVYDNAGHLLPEEIPMEVSEEICSFIDIKK, from the coding sequence ATGGAAATCATGACTTCTGCTGTTCATGAAGATCATCCAGCCAAAGAGACCGTCCTTCAAAATACGAAATTGTACTATGAACATTATCCACATCCGAATCCAGCTGCTCCATCCCTCATCATGATTCATGGTTTCTTGAGTTCATGCTTCAGTTTTCGAAAGCTGATTCCATTGTTAAGAAACCACTTTCATCTCTATGCAGTGGATCTACCTGGCTTCGGAAAAAGCGAAAAATCAAGGACATTCCAATATTCATTAAAGAATTATGGCCAATTGATCCTTGACTTTATCGAGGACATGAAAATCGAAAATGCGTATATCATCGGTCATTCAATGGGAGGACAAGTTGCGATGCATGCAGCACGGCTCGGTCCTGAACGAATCAAGAAATTAATCTTGATCGGATGTTCTGGTTACTTGAAGCGTCCGAGTTCCTTTATCGTTCGATGTTCCTATCTTCCATTCTTCGTCCATGTTATCAAGCGTTGGGTAAGTAAGAAGGGAGTAAGGGATAATCTTTTGACCGTCGTCCATGATCCCGAATTAATTGATGACGAACTGATCAACGGTTATGCTCAGCCTTTCAGTGACCAAGAGATTTTTCATGCTCTGATCAGAGTGCTCCGACACCGGGAAGGAGATATGCTCCCTGAAGAAATGAAGGAGATTAAACCGCCTGTTCTCCTGCTATGGGGACGCCATGATCGTGTCATTCCTCTTCTCGTTGGAGAACGGATGGTGAATGATTTACCCGATGCAAAGCTTAAGGTGTATGATAATGCAGGGCACCTCTTACCTGAGGAGATTCCGATGGAGGTAAGTGAGGAAATCTGTTCATTTATTGACATAAAAAAATAA
- a CDS encoding CapA family protein — MRKVTIFSLIVISLTLAFVFLMTTGRFTDTQPEQPEEPKVGNSQVESTEPHKEEDDEEQKPEKIVHSASLRAIGDVLIHKRVYNKAVTGVQQYDFTPMLQHVKTYLENADLTMANQETMIGGSAIGVSTYPRFNSPQEVGTALKEAGVDIVTLANNHTLDRGEQAIMNALDHWNSIGMAYTGAYRSEEDQAEIRIMEANDIRFSFLSFTYGTNGIPVPDGKSYLVNLIDVERIKLEIEQAKKISDVVVLSLHFGNEYERLPNEGQKYLASIAASSGADIIIGHHPHVLQPPEWITQSDGRKTFVIYSLGNFWSGQKGDFKDIGGIIEINVEKVVEGDETTISLKDPSFLATYVDHQYVVHPMYQLEDKKNAYAEIKQHMSRWIPDLEFIEDQP; from the coding sequence ATGAGAAAAGTAACAATTTTTTCACTCATTGTCATTTCTTTGACCCTGGCATTCGTCTTTCTCATGACAACTGGGCGCTTCACAGACACGCAACCAGAGCAGCCAGAAGAGCCAAAAGTCGGCAACAGCCAGGTTGAAAGTACAGAACCGCATAAAGAAGAAGATGATGAAGAACAAAAACCCGAAAAAATAGTCCATTCAGCATCGTTAAGGGCAATTGGCGATGTCCTCATACATAAACGTGTATACAATAAAGCCGTTACAGGAGTCCAACAATATGATTTTACCCCGATGCTCCAACATGTGAAAACCTATCTTGAAAACGCAGACCTGACCATGGCCAATCAAGAAACGATGATTGGCGGAAGTGCAATCGGTGTTTCTACCTATCCGAGGTTTAATAGTCCCCAAGAAGTAGGAACCGCATTGAAAGAGGCAGGAGTTGACATCGTCACGCTCGCCAATAATCATACGCTTGACCGAGGTGAACAGGCAATCATGAATGCTTTGGATCATTGGAATTCAATTGGCATGGCGTACACAGGAGCTTATCGTTCAGAAGAGGACCAAGCTGAAATCCGTATTATGGAAGCCAATGATATCCGTTTTTCATTCTTAAGCTTTACATATGGAACAAACGGAATACCAGTTCCAGATGGTAAGTCCTATCTCGTCAATTTAATCGATGTGGAACGGATCAAACTCGAAATTGAACAAGCAAAGAAAATTTCCGATGTGGTCGTATTAAGCTTACACTTTGGAAATGAATATGAACGACTTCCGAATGAAGGTCAGAAATATCTCGCTTCCATTGCAGCTTCATCAGGAGCTGATATCATCATCGGACATCACCCCCATGTGTTACAGCCACCAGAATGGATTACACAATCCGATGGTAGGAAGACGTTTGTCATCTACTCACTGGGTAATTTCTGGTCAGGTCAAAAAGGAGATTTTAAAGATATCGGGGGAATTATTGAAATCAACGTTGAGAAAGTGGTTGAAGGAGACGAAACGACCATCAGTTTGAAGGATCCATCTTTCCTTGCCACCTACGTCGATCATCAATATGTTGTACACCCGATGTATCAGTTAGAGGATAAGAAAAACGCCTATGCTGAAATCAAGCAACATATGAGCCGGTGGATTCCTGACCTTGAATTTATCGAAGATCAACCTTAA
- a CDS encoding SRPBCC domain-containing protein, with protein sequence MTERADDLSITFKALSHPIRRQILDALIHGPMSTGDLNEKFPDVTRYAVMKHLGMLENANLITIRRIGRHRLNYLNAVPLREIYNRWVNKYESFDAQSLLSLKEKLEQDDGRNIQMENGLKQDTFQIEQEITIHAPREKVFQALTKDINQWWAYRLKQDGDSTLTFEPEVGGRFVERWDDNHGALWGVVTYIKAPEEIRLNGLLGMKGAVNSAYTYQLEEKGEDTILKLSHHAHGLLDPNWRDAHDDGWKELLGTFLKEYVEEGKRPEK encoded by the coding sequence GTGACTGAAAGAGCTGATGATTTATCCATTACCTTTAAAGCATTAAGCCATCCGATAAGACGTCAAATTCTTGATGCTTTAATCCATGGGCCGATGTCAACAGGAGATCTCAATGAAAAGTTTCCTGATGTTACCCGGTATGCGGTAATGAAACACCTCGGAATGCTCGAAAATGCCAACTTGATTACCATTCGGCGTATAGGGAGACACCGCTTGAATTATTTGAATGCTGTTCCATTAAGGGAGATATACAATCGGTGGGTGAATAAATACGAGTCTTTTGATGCACAATCTCTTTTGTCGTTAAAAGAAAAGTTAGAGCAAGATGACGGGAGGAATATACAGATGGAAAATGGTCTAAAGCAGGATACATTTCAAATTGAGCAGGAAATTACGATTCATGCCCCTAGAGAAAAAGTCTTTCAAGCCTTGACCAAGGATATCAATCAATGGTGGGCCTATCGGTTGAAACAAGATGGTGATTCCACCTTGACTTTCGAGCCTGAAGTCGGTGGACGATTCGTGGAGCGATGGGATGACAATCATGGCGCATTATGGGGAGTCGTCACGTATATAAAAGCACCTGAGGAAATTCGCTTGAATGGTTTACTAGGTATGAAAGGGGCGGTCAATAGCGCCTATACGTATCAGTTGGAGGAAAAAGGAGAGGACACAATACTGAAGCTTTCCCATCATGCACATGGACTTTTGGATCCTAACTGGCGAGATGCTCATGACGATGGTTGGAAAGAGTTGCTTGGTACCTTCTTGAAGGAATACGTTGAAGAAGGAAAGCGGCCTGAAAAATAA
- a CDS encoding sulfite oxidase-like oxidoreductase, which translates to MYFGKEREKGSERVPPNQVVTKKWPVLHHGNVPYYKNMDQWTLRLFGSVEEEVILSYEDLLNLPQTSLKNDVHCVTGWSKLDNEWEGIATREIMKKVKLASTANYVLIHAEEGWTTNLPLEDFLKESSLLAHTHNGETLTPEHGFPLRAVIPHLYFWKSAKWVRGIEFMAINKPGFWERNGYHMLGRPWKEERFSWD; encoded by the coding sequence ATGTATTTCGGTAAAGAGCGGGAGAAAGGTTCGGAACGTGTACCTCCAAATCAAGTCGTAACAAAGAAATGGCCTGTTTTACATCACGGAAATGTACCTTACTACAAGAATATGGATCAATGGACTTTAAGGCTATTTGGGTCAGTAGAAGAAGAAGTTATTCTATCCTACGAAGATCTATTGAACTTACCACAAACGTCTCTGAAAAATGATGTTCATTGTGTTACAGGCTGGTCAAAGCTTGATAATGAATGGGAAGGAATCGCGACAAGGGAAATTATGAAAAAGGTAAAGCTCGCCTCGACAGCGAATTATGTTCTTATCCACGCCGAAGAAGGGTGGACAACCAACTTGCCCCTTGAGGACTTTCTAAAGGAATCGAGCTTATTAGCCCATACGCATAATGGAGAAACCTTGACTCCTGAGCATGGTTTTCCGTTAAGAGCTGTCATCCCACATCTCTATTTCTGGAAAAGTGCGAAATGGGTGAGGGGAATCGAATTCATGGCGATAAACAAGCCAGGCTTTTGGGAAAGAAATGGTTATCATATGCTCGGACGCCCTTGGAAGGAAGAAAGGTTCAGTTGGGATTAA
- a CDS encoding Na+/H+ antiporter family protein codes for MNAVVIAVLIMLVLSLLRVQVVLALAIGALAGGLVGGLGLNETITVFTEGLGNNATIALSYALLGAFALGLSKTGLPELLVSGALKVTKKQGDTRKKALSKALLLFIIVTISIFSQNLIPIHIAFIPILVPPLLLIFNELKMDRRALASSITFGLTAPYILLPVGFGLIFHQILQKEMEKSGLSVDMTMIPKAMALPVAGMVIGLLIALFVTYRKPRTYEDRDIANESESIPSHYTKRSIGFAVLAIIGTVAVQIMTESMILGALSGIVILFLTGSFSLKESDVIFTDGMKMMAFIGFVMITAAGFAEVMRKTGDIETLVNQTAVLFDGNQVLAALTMLLVGLLVTMGIGSSFATIPIIATIFVPLAQELGFSPLAIVALVGTAAALGDAGSPASDSTLGPTAGLNADGQHNHIWDTCVPTFLHYNIPLVLFGWIAILIL; via the coding sequence ATGAACGCTGTTGTTATCGCTGTACTCATCATGCTCGTACTGAGCTTGCTCCGAGTTCAGGTCGTTTTAGCACTTGCAATCGGTGCGCTTGCTGGTGGTTTAGTCGGCGGACTTGGATTGAATGAAACCATTACGGTCTTTACAGAAGGCCTAGGAAACAATGCAACCATAGCCTTAAGCTACGCTTTGCTTGGTGCATTTGCGCTCGGTCTTTCTAAAACAGGACTGCCTGAGCTCCTTGTTTCTGGTGCGCTGAAGGTGACGAAGAAACAAGGGGATACAAGAAAGAAGGCATTATCTAAAGCATTGCTCTTATTTATCATAGTGACGATTTCAATTTTTTCACAGAATCTGATTCCGATTCATATCGCTTTCATACCCATTTTGGTGCCACCATTATTGTTGATATTCAATGAATTGAAAATGGATCGAAGAGCGTTAGCTTCATCCATTACATTCGGTCTGACTGCGCCTTATATTTTGTTACCAGTCGGATTCGGATTGATTTTCCATCAAATTCTCCAAAAGGAAATGGAGAAAAGCGGACTTAGCGTCGACATGACGATGATTCCAAAAGCGATGGCGCTGCCAGTTGCAGGTATGGTCATCGGATTATTGATTGCGCTGTTTGTTACTTATCGTAAACCACGTACGTATGAAGATCGTGACATAGCGAATGAGAGTGAGTCGATTCCATCCCATTATACGAAACGATCGATAGGATTTGCGGTGCTCGCCATCATTGGGACGGTAGCTGTGCAGATTATGACTGAATCCATGATTCTAGGGGCGCTATCAGGCATTGTTATTTTGTTCCTTACAGGTTCCTTTTCTCTGAAAGAATCAGATGTCATCTTCACAGATGGAATGAAAATGATGGCATTTATCGGATTCGTCATGATTACGGCTGCAGGGTTTGCAGAAGTAATGAGGAAAACGGGAGATATTGAAACGCTTGTAAACCAGACTGCTGTTCTTTTTGACGGAAACCAGGTCCTTGCTGCATTAACGATGTTACTGGTCGGTCTTCTCGTTACGATGGGAATCGGTTCTTCTTTCGCAACGATTCCAATCATAGCAACTATTTTTGTTCCGCTCGCTCAAGAATTAGGGTTTAGTCCGCTAGCGATTGTTGCCCTTGTCGGAACGGCTGCGGCCTTAGGGGATGCGGGTTCACCTGCATCAGACAGCACACTGGGACCGACAGCTGGTTTGAACGCAGATGGCCAGCATAACCACATTTGGGATACATGTGTCCCAACCTTCTTACACTACAATATTCCACTTGTTCTTTTCGGTTGGATCGCTATTCTAATCCTGTGA
- a CDS encoding leucyl aminopeptidase, with amino-acid sequence MFTVEKGLDLKQDMQTLVVGIYSDDKKPTGLTSDIDNAMDGHITELFKNEDLSAKLKKVTRIHTFGALGPKRIYFVGLGLRKDLTYRTLSEAFGKAAKELKQHKQEDISVALDSFTSEAVDFKQTVHAMAEAFLLATYQFNDYKQRKNEKRYTLASIKVHSDENAELVESGIKSGEAYAAGTNVARDLVNTPGNLLTPTDLAEQAVDIAKKHGFEYDVLERKDMLELGMGALLAVSQGSDQEPKMIVVKYKAKENWDDVLTFVGKGLTFDAGGYSLKPALNMHEMKSDMGGSAAVLGAMETIGHLKPDVNIMFVIPSSENLINGSAMKPGDVLTSMSGKTIEVTNTDAEGRLILADAITYAKEQGASYIVDLATLTGGVVVALGDIASGVMSNDDEFFNMLQQSADEAGEYVWRLPYFGPYKKLLRTSNVADLVNSAGRPAHPVQGGSFLAEFVGETPWLHLDIAGTAYSNKSNDLGPKGATGAMTRSIVKLVEKFESKK; translated from the coding sequence ATGTTTACAGTCGAAAAAGGTTTAGATTTAAAACAAGATATGCAAACTTTGGTCGTCGGGATCTATTCGGATGATAAGAAGCCGACGGGCCTTACAAGTGATATAGACAATGCAATGGATGGTCATATTACAGAGTTGTTCAAGAATGAAGATCTGTCAGCTAAGTTGAAGAAAGTGACCCGAATTCATACATTTGGTGCTTTAGGACCGAAACGTATTTACTTTGTCGGTCTTGGTCTTCGTAAGGATCTTACATACCGAACACTAAGTGAAGCATTTGGAAAAGCAGCAAAGGAATTGAAGCAGCATAAACAAGAGGATATCTCGGTTGCATTGGATTCGTTTACATCTGAAGCAGTAGACTTCAAACAGACTGTGCACGCTATGGCTGAAGCATTCTTACTTGCGACTTACCAATTTAATGATTATAAACAGCGAAAAAATGAAAAGCGTTATACACTCGCATCCATCAAGGTCCATTCAGATGAAAATGCTGAGCTTGTTGAGAGTGGAATTAAAAGTGGAGAAGCCTATGCTGCAGGGACGAACGTGGCAAGAGACCTGGTCAATACACCAGGGAATTTATTGACACCGACAGATCTCGCTGAACAAGCAGTCGATATCGCGAAAAAACACGGGTTCGAATACGATGTTTTGGAGCGAAAGGATATGCTCGAGTTAGGAATGGGCGCCCTTCTGGCCGTCAGCCAGGGATCAGATCAAGAACCGAAGATGATTGTCGTCAAATATAAAGCAAAAGAGAACTGGGACGACGTCCTTACGTTTGTTGGAAAAGGGCTCACATTCGATGCGGGTGGGTATTCCTTGAAGCCAGCATTGAATATGCATGAAATGAAATCAGATATGGGTGGAAGCGCAGCGGTCTTAGGTGCGATGGAAACGATCGGTCACTTAAAGCCTGATGTAAACATCATGTTTGTCATTCCATCCAGTGAGAACTTGATCAACGGATCAGCGATGAAGCCTGGAGATGTGCTCACTTCCATGAGTGGAAAGACCATTGAAGTGACGAACACAGATGCTGAAGGTCGCCTGATTTTAGCTGATGCCATTACTTATGCTAAAGAACAAGGCGCATCCTACATCGTCGACTTAGCTACCCTTACTGGGGGTGTTGTGGTCGCTTTAGGAGACATTGCCTCAGGTGTCATGAGTAATGATGATGAATTCTTCAATATGCTCCAACAGTCAGCTGATGAAGCTGGAGAATATGTATGGCGTTTACCATACTTTGGACCATACAAAAAGCTTCTTCGCACAAGTAATGTAGCAGATCTCGTCAATTCAGCAGGCAGACCTGCTCATCCGGTTCAGGGAGGATCATTCCTTGCAGAGTTTGTCGGTGAAACACCTTGGCTTCACTTGGACATCGCTGGAACAGCCTACAGCAATAAGAGCAACGATCTTGGTCCTAAAGGAGCAACCGGCGCGATGACACGCTCAATCGTAAAACTGGTTGAAAAATTCGAATCGAAAAAATAA
- a CDS encoding DUF309 domain-containing protein codes for METDYPLAYYQFFIHFNEGDYYTCHDLIEEIWMTDKQNLFLKGLLQLSVAIYHYEYGNVKGARLMFKRAFECFEPYPRFYWGLDTVELSTYARACLNTIPEKVDTVPFEEVCQLPSLPEIYLYLKEDV; via the coding sequence ATGGAAACGGATTATCCGTTGGCGTATTATCAGTTTTTCATTCATTTTAACGAAGGAGATTATTATACGTGTCATGATTTGATTGAGGAAATATGGATGACGGACAAACAGAACCTTTTCTTAAAAGGTCTGTTGCAGTTGTCAGTCGCGATTTATCATTATGAATATGGTAATGTAAAAGGGGCGAGGCTCATGTTCAAGCGTGCATTTGAATGCTTTGAACCATATCCCCGGTTTTATTGGGGATTGGATACGGTTGAATTAAGTACCTATGCCAGGGCATGTCTGAATACGATTCCTGAGAAAGTTGATACGGTTCCGTTTGAAGAAGTCTGTCAACTCCCGTCATTACCGGAAATTTATCTGTATTTAAAAGAAGATGTTTAG
- a CDS encoding divergent PAP2 family protein: protein MDALLTNFPLWCSIFAILFAQAIKIPIMYISTRKLEWNLFFSTGGMPSSHSSGVTSLTTSIGLIEGVGSPLFAITAVFSIIVMYDAKGVRWQAGEQAIVLNQLVRDFQHLTKEIKNWPKKNEEEKRRELKELLGHRPSEVFFGALLGIGLSFAIYYGFIA from the coding sequence TTGGACGCATTATTAACGAATTTTCCATTATGGTGTTCTATTTTTGCAATTTTGTTTGCTCAAGCCATCAAGATCCCGATCATGTATATTTCTACGAGGAAGCTTGAATGGAACCTCTTTTTCAGTACGGGTGGAATGCCAAGTTCACATTCCAGCGGCGTTACCTCGCTTACGACGTCAATCGGCTTGATTGAAGGAGTTGGATCGCCACTATTTGCGATTACCGCTGTCTTCAGTATCATTGTCATGTATGATGCGAAGGGCGTCCGTTGGCAAGCAGGTGAGCAGGCAATCGTACTCAATCAGTTGGTCAGGGATTTCCAGCACCTTACAAAAGAAATCAAAAACTGGCCAAAGAAAAATGAAGAGGAAAAAAGACGAGAGCTGAAAGAGTTGTTAGGGCATCGCCCAAGTGAAGTCTTTTTCGGAGCTCTTCTTGGCATCGGTTTGAGCTTTGCGATCTACTATGGATTCATTGCATAA
- a CDS encoding cobalamin-binding protein, whose product MRLVSICPSNTELVAYLGLAPFLVGVDDFSDWPEEIDGLPRLGPDLDIDMDKLEALQPDLVLASLSVPGMEKNIERLKERGIPFHIFNPNSLEEIGDDLLTLGRLTGHEKRAAEVVSDYRKTIEEYRRISRTIDEKPSLYWEWWPKPVFTPGGVNWLTEISELAGARNLFSDEEVASVQTDWKTVKEKDPDHICLVWVGVRTNKVNPSLLDKRREWDEMKAMKTEQVHVLEEPYFCRPSPRLLIGLQKIASIVHPELYPDFKEHGQDPLLKQR is encoded by the coding sequence ATCAGGCTCGTTTCGATTTGCCCCAGTAACACAGAACTTGTTGCCTATCTTGGATTAGCACCTTTTCTCGTTGGAGTGGATGACTTTTCCGATTGGCCTGAAGAGATTGACGGTTTACCAAGACTGGGACCGGATTTGGATATTGATATGGATAAATTGGAGGCACTTCAACCGGATCTTGTCTTAGCCTCCTTAAGTGTTCCAGGAATGGAAAAGAATATTGAACGATTGAAAGAAAGAGGGATCCCCTTCCACATCTTCAATCCGAATTCACTGGAAGAGATCGGTGACGACCTTCTGACATTAGGGCGTTTAACCGGTCATGAAAAACGCGCAGCTGAAGTCGTTTCAGACTATAGAAAAACGATTGAGGAGTATCGTCGGATATCAAGGACGATTGATGAAAAGCCCTCGCTTTATTGGGAATGGTGGCCGAAACCGGTATTTACTCCAGGTGGCGTGAACTGGCTGACTGAAATCAGTGAGCTGGCTGGTGCTAGAAACCTCTTTTCAGACGAAGAGGTTGCAAGTGTGCAGACGGACTGGAAAACAGTGAAGGAAAAGGACCCGGACCATATTTGTCTTGTTTGGGTAGGTGTGCGAACGAACAAGGTGAATCCTTCTCTATTGGATAAACGTCGTGAATGGGATGAGATGAAGGCGATGAAGACGGAACAGGTTCATGTACTCGAAGAGCCTTACTTTTGCAGACCTTCTCCAAGACTATTAATCGGTCTCCAGAAGATCGCTTCGATTGTCCACCCTGAACTCTATCCAGACTTCAAAGAGCATGGACAGGATCCCTTGTTAAAACAAAGGTAA
- a CDS encoding 3D domain-containing protein produces the protein MQLSKTILKRSLMIFLFVLALFTTLGKVSGVEASGLLSVTNAKEFTIDAQAIQHMKKRTSSMVRNILRSSNNPLKLSSSAIAKEKSLEESIKERYPKVNVVATGYTAGIESTGKTEAHPAYGITKSGVKVRRDLYSTIAADPSIFPIGSILWIPGYGFGVVADTGSAIKQHKIDLYYEKVEDVYSQWGKKTLDVYVIERGNGKLTEKELTELNEQESMQVFREQMFKPNDT, from the coding sequence ATGCAATTAAGCAAAACAATTCTGAAACGCTCTCTTATGATTTTCTTGTTCGTGCTTGCGCTATTCACTACATTAGGTAAGGTTTCAGGAGTTGAAGCCTCTGGACTCTTGAGTGTTACGAACGCAAAGGAATTTACGATTGATGCGCAAGCGATTCAGCATATGAAAAAGCGGACAAGCTCAATGGTTAGAAACATACTAAGATCAAGCAACAATCCATTGAAGCTATCATCAAGTGCAATTGCTAAAGAGAAATCACTAGAAGAATCCATAAAAGAGCGTTATCCGAAGGTGAATGTCGTGGCCACTGGGTATACGGCAGGTATCGAATCCACCGGTAAGACCGAGGCGCATCCGGCATATGGAATTACAAAATCCGGGGTCAAGGTTCGCCGGGACCTCTACTCCACAATCGCTGCTGACCCGTCCATTTTCCCGATTGGTAGTATCCTATGGATTCCAGGCTACGGATTTGGTGTCGTAGCAGATACAGGCTCTGCAATCAAGCAGCATAAAATTGACCTGTACTATGAGAAGGTAGAGGATGTCTACAGCCAGTGGGGCAAGAAGACCCTTGATGTCTATGTTATTGAACGAGGAAATGGAAAGCTGACAGAAAAAGAACTGACAGAACTCAATGAACAAGAATCTATGCAAGTATTCAGAGAGCAAATGTTCAAGCCGAATGATACGTAA
- a CDS encoding YuiB family protein: protein MPLTIPTLIISMLLFMVLFFGIGFLLNMLLRMTWIMAVIYPVVVVMIIDDARLFDYFTAPGTTFQDLMGNMIQLHFSDILVLLFGLLGAILSGISIKMLRVRGYQMF, encoded by the coding sequence ATGCCGTTAACCATTCCAACTTTGATCATTTCCATGCTGCTGTTTATGGTTTTGTTTTTTGGAATCGGCTTTTTGCTCAATATGTTATTACGAATGACTTGGATCATGGCTGTTATTTATCCTGTGGTTGTCGTGATGATTATAGATGATGCACGATTATTCGATTACTTCACAGCACCAGGAACAACCTTCCAAGATTTGATGGGTAATATGATTCAATTGCACTTTTCCGATATTTTAGTTCTATTATTCGGGTTGCTCGGCGCGATTTTATCCGGCATTTCAATTAAGATGTTGAGGGTCCGCGGGTACCAAATGTTCTAG
- a CDS encoding YuiA family protein: MNKEQKHRNPQTVTCKYCKGVGYFQLLLGGSETCDHCGGSGRKHN; encoded by the coding sequence ATGAATAAAGAACAAAAGCATCGTAATCCTCAAACTGTAACGTGTAAGTATTGCAAAGGGGTAGGGTATTTCCAATTACTGTTAGGTGGATCTGAAACATGTGACCATTGTGGTGGAAGCGGAAGGAAACACAACTAA
- a CDS encoding NUDIX hydrolase → MSRKREKVWLSVAGIIEHNNQWLVVKKKYGGLKGKWSFPAGFVDEGETIDEAVKREVLEETGILAEIKGIAGIRSGVISDEISDNMVIFEMDAIGGELKAQESEISEVGFFSKTKLLNDPSSSLMIHFFLGQTNAKNGFSTHDLNPGTQFGYTSYKIFNMH, encoded by the coding sequence ATGAGCAGAAAAAGGGAGAAAGTATGGTTGTCTGTTGCAGGTATTATCGAACATAATAACCAGTGGCTCGTCGTAAAAAAGAAATATGGCGGACTGAAAGGGAAATGGTCTTTTCCTGCTGGTTTTGTTGATGAAGGAGAAACAATTGATGAAGCGGTCAAACGTGAAGTTCTAGAGGAAACCGGGATATTGGCTGAAATCAAAGGGATTGCGGGGATCCGATCGGGAGTCATTAGTGACGAAATCAGCGATAATATGGTGATTTTTGAAATGGACGCGATTGGTGGCGAATTGAAAGCACAGGAAAGCGAAATTTCGGAGGTTGGATTTTTTTCTAAGACAAAATTATTAAATGACCCCTCCTCGTCTCTCATGATTCACTTTTTTCTTGGTCAAACGAACGCCAAAAACGGCTTTTCGACACACGATTTGAACCCTGGAACTCAATTTGGATACACAAGTTATAAAATCTTCAACATGCATTAA